One Nostoc sp. UHCC 0302 DNA window includes the following coding sequences:
- a CDS encoding glycerate kinase, translating into MQLWLSEILETDLAESSWQQQVREAVLVDRLRAKAFGITPENVDEVIQVRSHLLKSVMPAFSDFCQTTLQVQPQEKLQVLWDLWLPLGIKLASHRQKLGRPVIQGILGGQGTGKTTMCKVLTLILQELGYTSLSLSLDDLYKTYSDRLALTAQDPRLIWRGPPGTHDIDLGINVLNQVRQLQSPVMVPRFDKSAFGGAGDRTTPEIITGVDIVLFEGWFVGVRPIDQNVFDTAPPPIITDEDRAFARDINGQLKNYLPLWEQLDSLIVLHPTDYRYSLEWRKQAEHQMIAAGKTGMSDSEIEQFVNYFWRSLHPELFIQPLVKDQTAVDLVIEIHGDHSFGRVYGL; encoded by the coding sequence ATGCAGTTGTGGTTGAGTGAAATTTTGGAAACGGATCTAGCAGAGTCAAGTTGGCAGCAGCAAGTACGAGAAGCAGTATTAGTAGATAGGCTGAGAGCAAAAGCTTTTGGGATCACACCTGAAAATGTCGATGAAGTTATACAGGTGCGATCGCATTTATTAAAATCCGTCATGCCAGCTTTTAGCGACTTTTGCCAAACTACTCTCCAAGTACAACCCCAAGAAAAGTTACAGGTGTTGTGGGATTTGTGGCTACCGCTGGGAATCAAACTAGCATCACATCGCCAAAAGTTGGGACGACCCGTAATCCAGGGGATTTTGGGAGGGCAGGGTACAGGTAAAACTACAATGTGTAAGGTTCTTACCTTGATTCTTCAGGAATTGGGATACACTAGCCTGAGTTTATCTTTGGATGATTTATATAAAACTTATAGCGATCGCCTCGCCTTAACGGCGCAAGATCCTCGCTTAATTTGGCGGGGGCCACCAGGAACTCACGATATAGACTTAGGTATAAATGTACTAAATCAAGTACGCCAGTTGCAAAGTCCAGTTATGGTTCCCCGCTTTGATAAATCTGCTTTTGGGGGCGCTGGCGATCGCACTACGCCGGAAATTATTACAGGTGTGGATATTGTTTTGTTTGAAGGTTGGTTTGTGGGTGTACGACCAATTGACCAAAATGTATTTGATACTGCACCACCCCCAATTATCACAGATGAGGATAGGGCATTTGCCCGTGATATCAATGGTCAACTTAAAAATTATTTACCATTGTGGGAGCAATTAGACAGCTTAATTGTCTTGCATCCAACTGATTACCGCTATTCTTTGGAGTGGCGTAAACAGGCAGAACACCAGATGATTGCTGCTGGTAAGACTGGGATGAGTGATTCAGAGATAGAGCAATTTGTCAATTATTTTTGGCGATCGCTGCACCCAGAATTATTTATCCAGCCGTTGGTAAAAGACCAAACAGCAGTTGATTTAGTGATTGAGATTCATGGCGATCATAGTTTTGGAAGAGTTTATGGGTTATAG
- a CDS encoding DUF565 domain-containing protein, translating into MQNTRLNNLLDTIARRFGQWFLNPWRRLSLLIISFLFGFFLGNVISTTAGQRAELDVLVAAILVLLTEITSKIFYSRGFFSKRSLLLESLNFLKVGLMYSLFVEAFKLGS; encoded by the coding sequence ATGCAAAACACTCGTCTCAACAACCTGTTGGATACCATCGCTAGGCGGTTCGGACAATGGTTTTTAAACCCTTGGCGGCGGCTATCGTTACTAATAATTAGTTTTTTGTTCGGTTTTTTTCTGGGAAACGTAATTTCCACTACAGCTGGCCAACGAGCTGAATTGGACGTTTTGGTAGCTGCGATTTTAGTACTGTTGACGGAAATTACCAGCAAGATATTTTATAGTCGGGGCTTTTTCTCTAAGCGATCGCTCCTTTTAGAATCACTAAACTTTCTTAAAGTTGGCTTAATGTACAGCCTGTTTGTTGAAGCCTTTAAGCTGGGATCATGA
- a CDS encoding ShlB/FhaC/HecB family hemolysin secretion/activation protein — translation MSKITEIGVKSEAQIQQITVYLSDQLKTRQKLANNKQNNNYNLSCKCGLLMLSSVLIVTADVLPSLANGRDIFIQKLDRNINDSEFLIVQTAQPKLSQQEPSSGNDPNQSEASPQTETPSESSERIRVRKFQVIGSTVFSESDFNRVLQPFAGRELTIEEIRKAADAVTQLYLNQRYINSRAIAEMQQPNSTDGIVVIRVIEGRLTNIEIEGTRRLNPAYIRSRVKLGAGIPLNSVKLEEQLRLLRLDPLFTNVEASLRPTGKIGQSTLIVRVQEANSLIGSIGVDNYSPPSIGAERFGFELRDRNLTGNGDELAGSYYRSFSGGSNIFDVSYQIPVNAMNGKVQIRYAGNRNEITEPEFKQLGIQADQDLYEINYRQPLVRSPREEFALSLGFTYQNGQTFIFNNQPFSFGIGPDKDGVSRTSVIQFGQDYVKRDPQGAWFLQSQFNFGIDLFDATINNDPIPDGQFFSWLGRVQRVQQLSDNQLLLIQADLQLTPDSLLPSQQFVIGGGQSVRGYRQNARSGDNGFRLAIEDRVTVVRNESGLSTVQLAPFLDMGAVWNNSDNPNNLPNQTFLVGAGLGLLWNQAMGIDNLSLRLDYGIPFIDLSDRGNNAQDDGFYFSLRYQP, via the coding sequence ATGAGCAAAATTACAGAAATTGGTGTTAAATCTGAAGCCCAGATTCAGCAAATAACTGTCTATTTATCTGATCAATTAAAGACTAGGCAAAAGTTGGCAAATAATAAACAAAATAACAATTACAATTTAAGTTGCAAGTGCGGCTTGTTAATGCTATCCAGTGTTTTGATTGTAACAGCAGATGTACTACCGAGTTTAGCTAACGGGCGTGATATTTTTATCCAGAAATTGGATCGCAATATTAATGACTCAGAGTTTCTGATAGTACAAACAGCACAACCGAAACTTTCTCAACAAGAACCTTCATCGGGAAATGACCCCAATCAATCCGAAGCAAGCCCTCAAACAGAAACGCCCTCAGAATCTAGCGAACGTATTCGTGTTCGTAAATTCCAGGTTATAGGTAGCACTGTCTTTAGTGAAAGCGACTTTAATCGAGTTTTACAACCGTTTGCAGGACGGGAATTGACTATAGAGGAAATCAGAAAAGCCGCAGATGCTGTCACCCAGCTTTATTTGAATCAGCGCTACATTAATTCCAGAGCAATTGCAGAGATGCAACAGCCGAATAGCACAGATGGGATTGTGGTAATTCGGGTAATTGAAGGGCGTTTGACAAATATTGAAATCGAAGGGACGCGGCGATTAAACCCAGCTTATATTCGTAGTCGGGTCAAACTTGGTGCTGGTATACCTTTGAATAGCGTGAAGTTGGAAGAACAACTGAGGCTATTACGACTCGATCCACTGTTTACAAACGTGGAAGCCAGCCTCCGTCCCACTGGTAAGATTGGTCAAAGTACTCTGATTGTCAGAGTTCAAGAAGCCAACTCTTTAATTGGTAGCATCGGTGTAGATAACTATTCGCCTCCCAGCATTGGCGCAGAAAGATTTGGTTTTGAATTGCGCGATCGCAACTTAACTGGAAATGGAGATGAACTAGCTGGTTCTTATTACCGTTCTTTTTCAGGTGGTTCCAATATCTTTGATGTTAGCTATCAGATTCCCGTTAACGCTATGAACGGGAAAGTACAGATTAGATATGCAGGTAATCGCAACGAAATTACTGAGCCAGAGTTTAAGCAGTTGGGTATTCAAGCAGATCAGGATCTATATGAAATTAATTATCGTCAACCATTAGTGCGATCGCCCAGAGAAGAATTTGCGTTGTCTTTGGGATTTACCTATCAAAATGGTCAAACTTTTATCTTCAATAATCAGCCGTTTTCCTTCGGTATCGGCCCTGATAAAGATGGAGTTAGCCGTACCAGCGTCATTCAGTTTGGTCAGGACTATGTTAAGCGTGACCCTCAAGGGGCTTGGTTTTTACAATCACAATTTAATTTTGGAATAGATTTATTTGATGCCACTATTAACAATGATCCAATTCCTGATGGACAATTTTTCAGTTGGCTAGGCCGAGTACAGCGTGTACAGCAACTAAGTGATAATCAATTATTGCTTATCCAAGCAGACTTGCAACTGACACCAGACAGCTTATTACCTTCTCAGCAATTCGTTATTGGCGGTGGACAATCTGTACGCGGATATCGACAAAACGCCCGCTCTGGGGATAATGGATTTCGGTTGGCGATTGAAGATCGGGTGACAGTGGTACGCAATGAATCGGGATTGTCCACAGTTCAGCTAGCACCGTTTTTAGATATGGGAGCAGTCTGGAATAATTCTGACAATCCCAACAACTTACCCAATCAAACGTTTCTTGTGGGTGCAGGCTTAGGACTATTGTGGAACCAAGCTATGGGGATTGATAATCTAAGTCTGCGGCTCGATTATGGCATTCCATTTATCGATTTGAGCGATCGGGGTAATAATGCCCAAGATGATGGCTTCTACTTTAGCCTTCGCTATCAACCCTAA
- a CDS encoding pentapeptide repeat-containing protein: protein MQIIQNNRFKLVSFSFIPLVALSIYSVTVAQRDTQIKGLWDSVETAQGQKDSTARIDALEKLVKDGAPLNNIPLKDANLSSANLEDANLSSANLEDANLSSADLSSAKLSYADLFGAKLEHADLESADLFSADLFSAKLPSANLSSANLSSANLFSANLSNAKLSGANLFSAKLSNTDLESADLSSADLSSANLQDANLQGARLEHADLSSAKLEYANLGRADLEGIKLERANLKHAKFEHTNLEDAELHSSNLEDAKLEGAELKGADFQGTQNLSIQQLKSAKNWDKACYDSEVRKQLGLPPDNPSQC from the coding sequence ATGCAGATAATACAAAATAATCGCTTTAAGCTGGTTAGTTTTAGTTTTATTCCCCTCGTAGCTTTATCAATATATTCAGTAACTGTTGCACAGAGAGATACACAAATCAAAGGACTTTGGGATAGTGTGGAAACTGCTCAAGGACAAAAAGACAGTACAGCAAGAATCGACGCGCTAGAAAAACTAGTTAAGGATGGCGCTCCTCTGAATAATATTCCGCTCAAGGATGCCAACCTCTCCAGCGCCAACCTCGAAGATGCCAATCTCTCCAGTGCTAACCTGGAAGATGCAAACCTTTCCAGTGCCGATCTCTCCAGTGCCAAGCTCTCTTATGCCGACCTCTTTGGGGCCAAGCTAGAACACGCTGATCTTGAAAGTGCTGATCTTTTTAGTGCCGATCTGTTTAGTGCTAAGCTCCCTAGCGCCAATCTCTCTAGTGCTAACCTCTCCAGTGCCAACCTCTTTAGCGCCAACCTCTCCAATGCCAAGCTTTCCGGCGCCAACCTCTTTAGCGCTAAGCTTTCCAATACCGACTTAGAAAGTGCTGATCTTTCTAGTGCTGACCTTTCTAGTGCCAATCTTCAAGATGCCAACCTTCAAGGTGCGAGGCTAGAACACGCCGACCTTTCCAGTGCTAAACTCGAATATGCTAACCTTGGACGTGCTGATCTCGAAGGTATCAAGCTTGAACGTGCTAACCTTAAACACGCCAAATTTGAACATACTAACCTTGAAGATGCCGAGCTTCACAGCTCCAACCTTGAAGATGCCAAGCTTGAAGGTGCTGAGCTTAAAGGTGCAGACTTTCAAGGTACTCAAAACTTAAGTATTCAACAGCTAAAATCAGCTAAAAATTGGGATAAAGCCTGCTACGACTCAGAAGTTCGCAAACAACTAGGCTTACCTCCAGATAATCCAAGCCAATGCTAA
- a CDS encoding CHAT domain-containing protein, which produces MSPLISIVIANYNRKSYLEAAIASVLEQTWQDFELLIWDDGSSDGSVAIARKYARQDQRVRLVEASHQGIAAALQAAIAQTTGAYIGWVDSDDLLAPTALAETAAVLNRHPEMGFVYTDYLDINETGNVTNYGHRCHIPYSKEGLLVNFMTFHFRLIRRSVYDQVNGVNGSPDHVEDYHLCLRLSEVAQVGRVRQPLYYYRNHPNNASQQRRLEMLLSCQQVIAQALQRRGLADFCQIDVELPTGRFILRRKKPLLNLLADGLQGTVTQTKAAFKSFEKLGFRGLRVATVFQLGLGILPLITTLSAGLAQAQQIVPANDGTGTIVTPNGNRLDITGGKTSGDGANLFHSFEQFGIKLDQIANFQANPALQNILGRITGGNASIINGLIQVTGGSANLYLMNPAGFIFGPNASLNVPSAFTATTANGIGFEKGWFNAIGANDYTALVGNPNGFSFTMSQPGAIINAGDLAVGTEQSLNLLGGTVVNTGQLKAPAGQIVLTSVPGQNWVRLSQPGNLLSLEIQPVVSSSNQPHNWTIPIASLPELLTVGNISNSGLSANSDGSVQLTDSHVTIPTIPGTTIVAGKVDVSGQTGGTANILGQQVALVGADVNASGTNGGGIVRIGGDYQGKGTLPNSDRTFISSDSLISADSLVNGNGGQVIVWADKTTAFYGNITARGGTNSGNGGLVEVSGKENLIYRGNTVLSAKNGIFGNLLLDPTDINIVDASPQPQDGSLPTILQDASPATFTISKSALESQNAAITLQATNNITIADGVSLNFSNGGSPGDAITFTADADSDGIGAFRMGTGNIINTAQRNITISGASLILGDIDTTGGSSSNSGNVTLSARDSITGGNIIASGDGYGGSGSINVTSTNSAITLGNIDTSGNFGSNVTLSARDNITGGNIIASGDGYGSGNISVTSTNGGITLGNLDTREIPIFDDPTDGSVNMNAVGNIQSGTINSSVNSGFSSSSTAGNVNLTTTQGSITTQAINSSVANDGSGNFTATAGSVSLNARNTITVNGAIDASATATGVDGTATVTGGNVTLQTTNTVGSTITFSSINTQATTESGSTVKGGNVQVLTNGLIRGIGTGDTISSGGVLITNEGEGSSTRTSLAPPDGGTITIQHDGGPDNVPFTVGDVSVNGTRGTINAGGSSSISSDSFPVLPNGGNALNTPSGITITSVNTPPTLTTNSPLSAAQPNQAFDFTFNANVNDINLDNTTVVIDSILAGTLRRGNTVLNPGDTVTTGETLNYTPPNGVTGLFNAFRVVGSDRVSSSAPATIQVQVQEQQIPQKPNIPPCSFQCNPVIITEPPGPNINVSILDSDPTPEGKFTSRFADYLGIPNPKVKSVDDAKDIASKIEKATGVKPAFIYISFVPVEIPPTAKRLTKQLNTIVEQDTDQLELVVVTSKGNPIRQRIPAATKAKVLQVAQEFRDQIVSPQNRRRNGYLRPSQQLYRWIIAPLEADLQARGINNLVFLPDVGLRSTPIAALHDGQKFLIEKYSIGLMPSLSLTNTLYTDIKKSQVLALGVSQSTQGQEPLPAVPIELSTLVSKLWQGKLLLNKQATLENLKAIRRQQPFGIIHMATHADFTTGTLSNSYIQLWEDKLRLNQLRQLRLNEPQVEMLVLSACRTALGNEEAEIGFAGLAVLAGVKTSVASLWTVNDAGTAALMTKFYENLRTSPIRAEALRQAQVAMAKGQIFLRNGQVRGFGQVESLPLPADSVDESEQSLSHPYYWAAFTMVGNPW; this is translated from the coding sequence ATGTCACCACTGATCTCTATTGTTATTGCCAATTACAATCGGAAATCTTACCTTGAGGCTGCGATCGCCAGTGTGCTAGAGCAGACATGGCAAGACTTTGAGTTACTAATTTGGGATGATGGCTCTAGTGATGGCTCAGTGGCGATCGCGCGTAAGTATGCACGACAAGATCAGCGAGTGCGGCTAGTAGAGGCATCTCATCAGGGAATCGCGGCGGCGCTACAAGCTGCGATCGCCCAGACTACAGGGGCTTACATCGGTTGGGTAGACAGTGACGATTTGTTAGCCCCGACTGCGTTGGCAGAAACTGCTGCTGTACTCAACCGCCACCCAGAAATGGGTTTTGTTTACACTGACTATCTCGATATAAACGAAACAGGAAACGTCACTAACTATGGTCATCGCTGCCATATTCCCTATTCCAAAGAGGGATTGCTGGTGAACTTTATGACTTTCCATTTTCGCCTGATTCGTCGTTCAGTTTATGACCAAGTTAATGGAGTTAATGGTTCACCCGATCATGTTGAAGACTACCATTTATGCTTGCGGCTTTCAGAAGTTGCTCAGGTAGGGCGCGTTAGACAGCCACTTTATTACTACCGCAACCATCCAAATAATGCTTCCCAACAGCGTCGCTTAGAAATGCTCTTGTCTTGCCAGCAAGTAATCGCCCAAGCACTACAACGGCGAGGACTTGCCGACTTTTGTCAAATCGATGTAGAACTGCCCACAGGTCGCTTCATATTGCGACGTAAAAAACCATTACTGAATTTGCTTGCTGACGGTCTTCAAGGGACGGTTACACAAACGAAAGCAGCCTTCAAATCCTTTGAAAAACTAGGTTTTAGGGGTCTACGAGTAGCGACAGTTTTTCAACTTGGCTTAGGTATACTTCCCCTAATTACAACCCTCAGCGCTGGATTAGCCCAAGCACAGCAGATTGTTCCCGCGAATGATGGTACAGGTACAATTGTTACTCCTAATGGGAATAGACTTGATATCACTGGCGGTAAGACTTCTGGTGATGGGGCTAACCTGTTCCACAGTTTTGAACAGTTTGGGATTAAGTTAGACCAAATCGCCAACTTTCAAGCTAATCCTGCTCTGCAAAATATCCTTGGTCGGATTACAGGCGGTAATGCTTCCATAATTAATGGCTTAATTCAGGTTACAGGTGGCAGCGCTAATCTCTACTTGATGAATCCTGCCGGATTTATTTTTGGCCCCAACGCCAGCTTAAACGTCCCTAGTGCTTTCACGGCGACAACCGCTAATGGCATCGGTTTCGAGAAAGGTTGGTTCAATGCCATAGGTGCTAATGACTATACCGCCTTAGTGGGAAACCCTAACGGATTCTCATTTACTATGAGCCAGCCAGGAGCGATTATTAATGCTGGGGATTTGGCAGTGGGTACTGAGCAGAGCTTGAATTTATTGGGTGGTACTGTAGTAAACACTGGGCAACTAAAAGCACCAGCAGGACAGATTGTTCTGACATCTGTACCAGGGCAAAATTGGGTGCGTCTTAGCCAGCCAGGAAATCTGTTGAGTCTGGAAATTCAACCCGTAGTTTCTAGTAGTAACCAACCTCACAATTGGACAATTCCAATCGCCTCTCTACCCGAATTGTTAACGGTTGGTAACATTAGTAACAGTGGCTTGAGTGCCAACTCTGATGGTAGTGTGCAACTAACAGATTCCCATGTGACAATACCCACAATTCCCGGTACAACTATTGTTGCAGGCAAAGTTGATGTATCTGGCCAAACAGGCGGCACAGCCAATATTTTGGGACAACAGGTGGCATTGGTTGGTGCTGATGTTAATGCCTCTGGTACGAATGGCGGTGGTATTGTCAGGATTGGCGGTGATTACCAAGGTAAGGGAACTCTACCCAATAGCGATCGCACTTTCATTAGTAGTGATTCTCTAATTTCGGCAGATAGCTTAGTCAATGGTAATGGTGGTCAGGTAATTGTTTGGGCTGACAAGACAACGGCATTTTATGGCAATATTACAGCTCGTGGTGGCACTAACTCCGGCAATGGCGGTCTTGTAGAAGTGTCGGGGAAGGAAAACCTGATTTACCGTGGTAATACTGTCCTAAGTGCTAAAAATGGTATTTTTGGGAACTTACTATTAGACCCAACTGATATCAATATTGTAGATGCCAGTCCCCAACCACAGGATGGCTCTCTGCCAACAATTCTACAAGATGCTTCCCCTGCAACTTTTACAATTTCCAAAAGTGCTTTGGAAAGTCAGAACGCTGCTATTACTCTGCAAGCGACTAACAATATTACTATCGCTGATGGAGTATCTTTAAATTTTAGTAACGGAGGATCACCTGGAGACGCAATTACATTTACAGCAGATGCAGATAGTGATGGTATAGGCGCTTTCAGGATGGGGACAGGTAATATCATCAACACTGCTCAAAGGAATATCACTATTTCGGGAGCTAGTCTAATACTGGGAGATATTGATACAACTGGTGGCTCTAGCAGCAATAGCGGCAATGTAACGTTATCTGCGCGTGATAGCATTACTGGAGGCAACATCATTGCCAGTGGAGATGGCTATGGTGGCTCTGGTAGTATCAACGTTACCAGCACTAATAGCGCTATTACTCTGGGGAATATTGATACAAGTGGTAACTTTGGTAGCAATGTAACGTTATCTGCACGTGACAACATTACTGGAGGCAATATCATTGCCAGTGGAGATGGCTATGGGTCTGGCAATATTAGTGTTACTAGCACTAATGGGGGTATTACCCTGGGAAATCTTGACACCAGAGAGATTCCCATTTTTGATGATCCAACAGATGGATCGGTAAATATGAATGCGGTAGGTAATATCCAAAGTGGTACTATTAATAGCTCTGTGAATAGTGGTTTTAGTTCAAGCAGCACAGCGGGTAATGTAAACTTAACAACTACCCAGGGCAGTATTACCACCCAAGCAATTAACTCGTCTGTAGCCAACGATGGAAGTGGCAATTTTACAGCGACGGCTGGCTCAGTCAGCTTAAATGCGAGAAATACTATCACGGTTAACGGTGCTATTGATGCCTCAGCAACTGCCACAGGAGTAGATGGTACTGCAACTGTAACAGGTGGTAACGTCACGTTACAGACTACTAATACTGTTGGCAGCACAATTACTTTTAGCAGCATCAACACTCAGGCAACGACAGAATCTGGTAGCACTGTCAAAGGTGGCAACGTACAAGTGCTGACAAATGGACTAATTCGAGGAATAGGGACGGGTGATACAATCTCTAGTGGCGGAGTTTTAATTACTAATGAGGGAGAGGGAAGTAGTACTAGAACTAGCCTTGCACCTCCTGACGGAGGTACGATCACCATTCAACATGATGGTGGGCCAGATAATGTTCCATTCACTGTAGGTGATGTCAGTGTCAACGGTACAAGGGGGACAATTAACGCAGGGGGAAGTTCCAGTATCTCTTCAGATAGCTTTCCCGTCTTGCCTAATGGTGGAAATGCCCTTAATACTCCCAGCGGCATTACTATTACTTCCGTCAACACCCCGCCGACACTGACAACAAACTCACCATTGTCGGCTGCTCAACCCAATCAAGCATTTGACTTTACTTTTAATGCCAATGTTAACGATATTAATCTTGACAACACAACTGTCGTGATTGATAGCATTTTGGCAGGAACCCTGAGACGAGGCAATACTGTTTTAAATCCTGGAGACACTGTAACGACAGGTGAAACGCTCAACTATACACCACCAAACGGTGTTACAGGCTTATTCAATGCTTTCAGAGTTGTAGGGAGCGATCGCGTTTCATCTTCAGCACCTGCAACTATACAAGTACAAGTACAAGAACAACAAATACCACAAAAACCAAATATTCCGCCCTGCTCATTCCAGTGCAATCCAGTTATAATAACCGAGCCTCCTGGCCCCAATATTAACGTCAGCATTCTTGATTCTGACCCCACTCCTGAAGGTAAATTCACTAGTAGGTTTGCAGATTATTTAGGTATACCCAATCCTAAAGTCAAATCAGTGGATGATGCTAAAGACATTGCTAGCAAAATTGAAAAAGCTACTGGTGTTAAACCTGCATTTATCTATATAAGTTTTGTACCTGTAGAGATTCCGCCAACAGCAAAACGATTGACTAAACAATTGAATACTATAGTCGAGCAGGATACTGATCAACTAGAACTAGTAGTGGTAACTAGCAAGGGTAACCCCATACGCCAGCGTATCCCAGCAGCGACAAAAGCCAAAGTTTTACAAGTAGCTCAAGAATTTCGTGACCAAATCGTTAGTCCACAAAACCGTCGTCGTAACGGTTACTTACGTCCATCTCAGCAACTCTATCGTTGGATTATTGCACCACTAGAGGCAGATTTACAAGCACGAGGAATCAACAATCTCGTTTTCTTGCCAGACGTTGGGTTACGTTCAACCCCAATAGCAGCACTTCACGATGGTCAGAAATTTCTGATAGAAAAATACAGTATTGGTTTGATGCCCAGTCTTAGCTTGACTAATACTCTCTACACTGATATCAAAAAGTCACAAGTTTTAGCTTTGGGCGTATCCCAGAGTACTCAGGGGCAAGAGCCTTTGCCAGCAGTTCCCATTGAGTTATCTACCCTGGTTTCAAAACTTTGGCAGGGCAAATTGTTGTTAAACAAGCAAGCCACTTTAGAGAATCTCAAAGCTATCCGCCGCCAACAACCTTTTGGGATTATTCACATGGCAACCCATGCTGATTTTACCACTGGCACTTTGAGTAACTCCTATATTCAGTTGTGGGAAGACAAGTTACGCTTGAACCAACTACGGCAGCTACGTTTAAATGAACCCCAAGTCGAGATGTTGGTGCTGAGCGCTTGTAGAACTGCTTTAGGAAACGAAGAGGCGGAAATTGGATTTGCAGGTTTAGCAGTGCTAGCAGGTGTGAAAACGAGTGTTGCTAGTCTCTGGACAGTTAACGATGCTGGTACAGCAGCGTTGATGACCAAATTTTATGAGAATTTAAGAACATCTCCCATCCGGGCAGAAGCTCTAAGACAAGCTCAAGTAGCTATGGCCAAAGGACAGATTTTTTTAAGGAATGGTCAGGTGCGAGGTTTCGGACAAGTTGAGAGTTTACCTTTGCCTGCTGACAGTGTTGATGAATCTGAGCAATCGCTATCTCATCCTTATTATTGGGCAGCATTTACAATGGTTGGCAATCCTTGGTAA